From candidate division WOR-3 bacterium, the proteins below share one genomic window:
- a CDS encoding NAD(+)/NADH kinase: MKKAKIIVNRDKPQAKRNLELAEQALLAKGFKISEKPDFIIALGGDGTLLAAANSYGRKGIPILGVNIGSLGFLTNVTFRELPNTLVEILERKFSIERRMVMKAVFDRKIFYALNDFTISTRVPGRVVEFSAVINKEYVCRFIADGIIIATPTGSTAYSLATGGPILPPDTEAIIMTPIAPHTLSVRPLVLPASNRIEIQIGKKGSAVLVADGQRCKLMRKSHSIFFEKADYHVKLIKPLHTTFFTTLREKMQWGGREDA, encoded by the coding sequence ATGAAAAAAGCTAAAATCATCGTTAACAGGGATAAACCGCAAGCCAAGAGGAATCTGGAGTTAGCTGAGCAGGCCCTGCTCGCAAAAGGATTCAAGATTTCTGAAAAGCCCGATTTTATAATTGCCCTGGGCGGTGATGGTACTCTGCTGGCTGCGGCGAATTCATATGGACGCAAGGGAATTCCCATCCTCGGCGTGAATATTGGCAGTCTTGGTTTTCTCACAAATGTCACCTTCAGGGAGCTGCCGAATACCCTTGTCGAAATTCTGGAGAGAAAATTCTCTATTGAAAGACGCATGGTGATGAAGGCGGTATTCGACCGGAAAATATTCTATGCCTTGAATGATTTTACAATCAGTACTCGTGTGCCCGGGCGTGTTGTTGAATTCTCGGCAGTGATCAATAAAGAGTACGTGTGCAGGTTCATTGCCGACGGTATAATCATTGCGACACCGACCGGCTCGACCGCGTATTCACTTGCCACTGGAGGTCCGATCCTGCCTCCAGACACGGAAGCAATAATAATGACGCCGATCGCACCACACACTTTGTCGGTGAGGCCGCTTGTCCTGCCCGCGTCGAACCGGATAGAGATACAGATCGGCAAAAAGGGCAGTGCGGTGCTGGTCGCTGATGGCCAGAGATGTAAGTTGATGCGCAAGAGCCACAGCATCTTCTTTGAAAAAGCAGACTATCACGTGAAGTTGATAAAACCATTGCACACGACTTTCTTTACTACGCTTCGCGAGAAAATGCAGTGGGGCGGGAGAGAAGATGCTTAG
- the prmC gene encoding peptide chain release factor N(5)-glutamine methyltransferase, which yields MRELIKTVSRELSTDSYDAGQIIAGILRRRPYELYLVDEVSACARNAVLSCLAKLKKGMPLEYITGTVQFRDHTLRIDAGVFIPRAETEYMVELIQKSMRRDPGRILEIGTGCGAISIALASLYPDAHIIATDVSSEAIDNARHNIRDCALEHRIGLIRCSTYFGIRGEFDLIVSNPPYIPRPRIDHLPESVREFEPMLALDGGHRGTEFTQRLIFEGRDHMQGDGVMVFEIDEEAVDTLAGFLDYHKIGSFRFVKDLCGRYRYLFIGAPNEKS from the coding sequence ATGAGAGAGCTGATTAAAACAGTGAGCAGGGAATTATCGACCGATTCTTATGATGCCGGACAAATAATTGCGGGCATACTGAGGCGCAGGCCTTATGAATTATACTTGGTTGATGAAGTCAGTGCTTGCGCCAGAAATGCCGTCTTATCGTGTTTGGCGAAATTGAAAAAAGGAATGCCACTCGAATACATAACAGGAACTGTGCAGTTCAGAGATCATACTCTGCGGATCGATGCCGGTGTTTTTATTCCAAGAGCAGAAACTGAGTATATGGTTGAGCTCATCCAGAAAAGTATGCGTAGAGACCCGGGGAGGATTCTTGAAATCGGAACGGGCTGCGGAGCGATCAGCATCGCGCTCGCCTCGCTTTATCCTGACGCACATATCATTGCCACTGATGTATCGAGCGAGGCGATCGATAATGCCAGGCATAACATTAGAGACTGTGCATTAGAGCACAGGATTGGATTGATCCGATGCAGTACGTACTTCGGCATAAGAGGTGAATTTGACTTGATCGTTTCGAACCCACCTTACATACCGCGACCACGTATCGACCATCTTCCTGAAAGTGTAAGAGAGTTCGAACCGATGCTCGCGCTTGACGGCGGACACCGGGGCACTGAGTTCACGCAGAGATTGATATTTGAGGGACGGGATCATATGCAAGGCGATGGCGTTATGGTTTTTGAAATCGACGAGGAAGCTGTTGATACGCTCGCAGGATTTCTGGATTATCATAAGATAGGGTCGTTTCGCTTTGTAAAGGACCTGTGTGGCCGGTACAGGTATCTTTTTATTGGAGCGCCTAATGAAAAAAGCTAA
- a CDS encoding CDP-alcohol phosphatidyltransferase family protein, with protein sequence MKKYSITISNFITISRLMLLPIIVYFILTGNRFTAFIIMLISLLSDGLDGYLARKLHQESKLGRFLDPLCDKIFLAVVLGTLLFVGAIPLWVVIVIVLRDFLILLGSYFLLKIKSVIEPSNMLGKITGLIFGAMILAFTAGWKTVGSFLVYLSVPFMFVTFVVYTVNYLKIMRGAS encoded by the coding sequence ATGAAGAAGTATAGTATAACGATTTCCAACTTCATCACAATTTCACGTCTTATGCTGCTACCCATCATTGTTTATTTCATACTCACAGGAAATAGATTCACCGCATTTATCATCATGTTGATTTCGCTATTGTCCGATGGTCTCGATGGCTACCTTGCCAGGAAACTTCATCAGGAATCCAAACTCGGTCGTTTCCTGGATCCGCTGTGTGACAAGATCTTCTTGGCAGTAGTCCTTGGGACACTGCTCTTTGTGGGAGCAATTCCTCTTTGGGTAGTTATTGTTATCGTGCTTAGAGATTTTCTCATTTTGCTCGGAAGCTATTTCCTGTTGAAAATTAAATCGGTCATCGAACCATCGAACATGTTGGGTAAAATAACAGGGCTCATTTTTGGAGCGATGATCCTTGCGTTTACCGCGGGTTGGAAGACTGTCGGTAGTTTCCTGGTTTACCTTAGTGTTCCATTTATGTTCGTTACGTTTGTAGTATATACAGTGAATTATTTGAAGATAATGAGAGGAGCATCATGA
- the dapF gene encoding diaminopimelate epimerase, translating into MKPIFFTKMEGTGNNFLIIDNRNGYLTVNVTDQSIPEFVKILADSQLGAGSDGVILLEQSAEYPFEMRYFNRDGSEAVACLNGARCVVSYAFRLGLLKDKGKVASASGPIGYYYRGDTVSIEVAPPVDVKLNFSFTVARKKYNANFLRVGVPHCIIFVDDFKKVDVKKLGEAIRNHKTFKPEGTNVDFVKVDKDSLHVRTYERGVEDETLSCGSGTLAAAYIATKLFMVQSPVTCKTKGGEMVVTIKDKLYLEGPVKYVYDGVYYIE; encoded by the coding sequence ATGAAACCAATTTTCTTTACCAAGATGGAAGGAACCGGCAACAATTTTCTGATAATAGATAACCGGAATGGCTATTTGACCGTGAATGTCACTGATCAGAGTATCCCTGAATTTGTCAAAATCCTTGCTGATTCTCAGCTGGGTGCTGGTTCAGATGGCGTAATACTATTGGAGCAATCGGCTGAATATCCATTCGAGATGCGATATTTCAACCGCGATGGAAGTGAAGCAGTTGCCTGCCTGAACGGCGCTCGCTGTGTCGTAAGTTATGCTTTTCGGCTCGGGCTGTTGAAAGATAAAGGTAAAGTCGCTTCAGCTTCCGGACCTATAGGCTACTACTACAGGGGAGATACTGTGAGTATCGAAGTTGCACCGCCTGTGGACGTGAAGTTGAATTTCAGTTTCACGGTTGCGCGGAAGAAATACAATGCTAATTTCCTGCGTGTCGGCGTTCCGCACTGCATCATCTTCGTGGATGATTTTAAGAAGGTCGACGTGAAGAAATTAGGTGAAGCCATTCGTAATCATAAAACCTTCAAACCCGAAGGTACGAACGTTGATTTTGTGAAAGTCGATAAGGACAGTCTTCACGTCAGAACCTACGAGCGCGGGGTCGAAGATGAGACGCTTTCCTGCGGGAGCGGCACTCTCGCTGCTGCTTATATAGCGACGAAGCTATTTATGGTCCAGTCTCCCGTGACCTGTAAAACCAAGGGAGGTGAGATGGTCGTTACGATCAAGGATAAACTGTACCTTGAAGGTCCCGTCAAATACGTTTACGATGGTGTATACTATATAGAATGA
- the recN gene encoding DNA repair protein RecN yields MLRLLRVKNFALMEDVTLELEDGLTVITGETGAGKSMIVSAIASLCGARIDDDSIRTGKKGAEITGVFDIKPSIKKKLEDSGIGTDSDIIIRRSIEKGKRQNSYVNDRMVSLNFLQDIAQEMVDLIGQHENQSLFDRRNHLALLDAYAGLDGLRKEYHDDYEDYRGLHNKLNMLLEQVEARDERIDYLKFQIDEIEKANLRPNEEEELDIEKNLLLTSEKRSLLVSTLADDLYEQDDSVVEKLSRVKKSLEELAELDQQLKQYSEVVNEILSTVDDVYRVMSSYAEKIEFSQEKLDTVIGRLETINRMKKKYGKSVDEIHGYLKRMKDELSMIETRDEEIEKTRKEIKDVEKKVLVLAGDLSAQRHKSAGDLRKKIMGLLKHLGMEKADFEIRFHKTDVGPFGKDEVEFYISTNPGEELKPLRKVASGGEISRITLCLKTLLSDVDKIPTVIFDEVDIGIGGRIAEAVGDMLAKVSKTHQIICITHLPQIPAFAENHLLVKKEIKGDATYSGVTKLDGETRELEIARMLGGKDITTKTVEHAHEILKKRKRA; encoded by the coding sequence ATGCTTAGACTTCTGAGGGTGAAGAATTTTGCCCTTATGGAAGATGTTACGCTGGAACTCGAAGATGGTCTCACGGTCATTACAGGCGAAACCGGTGCGGGTAAATCGATGATAGTAAGCGCTATCGCGTCCCTTTGCGGCGCCCGGATCGATGATGACTCGATACGAACTGGCAAGAAGGGCGCCGAAATAACCGGCGTCTTTGACATAAAGCCATCGATCAAAAAGAAACTTGAAGATTCAGGTATCGGAACGGATAGTGATATAATCATCCGAAGGAGCATTGAAAAGGGTAAACGCCAGAATTCGTATGTAAACGACCGCATGGTGAGTTTGAATTTCCTGCAGGATATCGCTCAGGAAATGGTAGACCTTATCGGACAGCATGAAAACCAGTCACTGTTTGACAGGCGGAATCATCTGGCATTGCTTGATGCCTATGCTGGTTTAGACGGATTGAGGAAAGAATATCATGATGACTATGAGGACTACCGTGGTCTGCATAATAAATTGAACATGCTGCTTGAGCAAGTAGAAGCAAGGGATGAACGCATAGACTATCTAAAATTCCAGATTGACGAAATTGAGAAGGCTAATCTTCGACCGAACGAGGAAGAAGAATTAGATATCGAGAAGAATTTGCTGCTGACCAGCGAGAAACGTTCGCTTCTGGTCAGTACGCTTGCCGATGATCTATATGAACAGGATGATTCGGTTGTTGAGAAACTCTCGAGAGTAAAGAAATCGCTCGAGGAACTTGCCGAGCTGGACCAACAACTGAAACAGTATAGTGAAGTGGTCAATGAGATACTGTCTACTGTCGACGACGTCTATCGCGTAATGAGCAGTTATGCCGAGAAAATTGAATTCTCTCAGGAGAAGCTTGATACCGTGATCGGCCGACTGGAGACTATCAACAGAATGAAGAAAAAATACGGTAAATCTGTTGACGAAATACACGGTTACCTTAAAAGGATGAAAGATGAACTTTCGATGATCGAGACCCGGGATGAAGAGATCGAGAAAACGAGAAAGGAAATCAAAGATGTTGAGAAGAAAGTGCTGGTACTCGCGGGTGATCTATCAGCGCAGCGGCATAAATCAGCGGGCGATTTGCGAAAAAAAATCATGGGTCTGTTGAAACACCTGGGGATGGAAAAGGCGGATTTTGAGATAAGGTTTCATAAAACCGATGTAGGGCCATTCGGCAAGGATGAAGTCGAGTTCTACATTTCAACCAATCCTGGCGAGGAGCTGAAACCGCTGAGAAAGGTTGCGTCGGGTGGTGAAATATCAAGAATTACGCTTTGCCTGAAGACATTGCTGTCAGATGTCGACAAAATCCCTACGGTAATATTTGACGAGGTGGATATTGGAATTGGTGGCAGAATCGCAGAAGCAGTAGGTGATATGCTAGCAAAGGTAAGCAAGACACATCAGATAATATGTATTACGCATTTGCCACAGATCCCGGCATTCGCGGAAAATCATCTATTGGTCAAGAAAGAAATAAAAGGGGACGCGACTTACTCGGGTGTTACGAAACTCGACGGTGAAACGAGGGAACTAGAGATCGCGCGCATGCTCGGGGGGAAGGATATCACCACAAAGACTGTCGAGCATGCCCATGAAATATTGAAGAAGAGAAAAAGGGCATAG
- the rocD gene encoding ornithine--oxo-acid transaminase, with the protein MKTNHDYVEFTDRFSANNYHPLPVVLTRGKGIWVWDVEGKKYLDMLSGYSALNQGHCHPRIVNALKKQAEKLTLTSRAFHNDRMGEFLKKICDLTGYEKALPMNSGAEAVETAIKVARKWGYSKKKVAEDKAEIVVCENNFHGRTTTIVGFSSEAQYRAGFGPFAPGFRIIPYNDTKSLQRNINQNTIGFMVEPIQGEGGVIVPSEGYLRRCREICSQHNVLLILDEIQTGLGRTGKLFAYEYEQIRPDILIMGKALSGGFYPISAIACDDSIMEVIKPGDHGSTFGGNPLASAIGLAALEIIIEEDLAQHAYDLGNWFMDELRKIKNPLIREVRGRGLLVGVELSEKARPYCERLMELGILAKETHEKVVRFAPPLVITKKDLQWALEHISNVLSV; encoded by the coding sequence ATGAAAACAAACCATGACTACGTTGAATTTACGGATCGATTTAGCGCCAATAATTACCACCCGCTACCCGTTGTGCTGACGCGCGGCAAAGGAATCTGGGTATGGGACGTCGAAGGTAAAAAGTATCTTGACATGCTCAGCGGTTATTCAGCCTTGAATCAAGGGCATTGTCACCCCAGAATTGTCAACGCATTGAAGAAACAGGCAGAGAAACTGACCCTCACGTCGCGCGCCTTTCATAACGACAGAATGGGTGAGTTTCTCAAGAAAATATGTGATCTGACAGGATATGAAAAGGCATTGCCCATGAATTCCGGTGCCGAGGCCGTAGAAACTGCTATCAAAGTAGCACGCAAGTGGGGATATAGCAAGAAGAAAGTGGCTGAAGACAAGGCAGAAATTGTAGTATGCGAGAACAATTTCCACGGTCGTACAACAACGATCGTTGGATTTTCTTCTGAAGCACAGTACCGCGCTGGATTCGGGCCTTTTGCACCGGGTTTCAGAATCATACCATACAATGACACAAAATCGCTCCAGCGAAACATCAACCAGAACACGATCGGGTTCATGGTTGAACCCATCCAGGGCGAGGGCGGCGTGATCGTACCTTCAGAGGGCTACCTGCGCAGATGTCGTGAAATCTGCAGCCAGCACAACGTTTTGCTCATTCTTGACGAGATCCAGACCGGGCTGGGCAGAACCGGCAAGCTTTTTGCCTACGAATACGAACAAATAAGACCCGACATCCTGATCATGGGCAAAGCCTTGAGCGGCGGGTTCTACCCAATTTCCGCAATTGCCTGTGATGACAGCATCATGGAGGTAATAAAGCCAGGTGATCACGGCTCTACGTTCGGCGGAAATCCGCTCGCTTCGGCAATCGGCCTTGCCGCGCTTGAAATAATCATCGAGGAAGATCTTGCCCAGCACGCCTATGATCTCGGTAACTGGTTCATGGATGAACTCAGGAAGATCAAAAACCCGTTGATCCGGGAAGTCCGCGGCAGGGGGTTATTGGTTGGTGTCGAACTGAGTGAAAAAGCAAGACCATATTGTGAGAGATTGATGGAACTGGGCATACTGGCAAAGGAGACTCACGAAAAGGTAGTTCGGTTCGCCCCGCCGCTGGTCATAACTAAGAAAGACCTGCAATGGGCATTAGAACATATTAGTAATGTTCTCTCTGTATAA